One Catharus ustulatus isolate bCatUst1 chromosome 16, bCatUst1.pri.v2, whole genome shotgun sequence genomic window, TGTGTGTCCTTCTGCAGACCATAGTTATGAACGACTGCATCATCCGCGGGGACCTGGCCAACGTGCGGGTGGGGCGGCACTGCGTGGTCAAGAGCCGCAGCGTCATCAGGCCGCCCTTCAAGAAGTTCAGTAAAGGGTAAGAGGCCCCTTCCTTTAGGGAGATACCTAAAAAATCTGTCAGCTTGACTGAGTCTCTGTGTTCTGAGAGCtctgtttgttttgcagcaaTTTGTAGATCTCTCAAACCTGCTTTTTCCTCAGATGCTGAGGGCTGGTGTTCCCATCCGACTGTTGGATGGAAAGAGATATATTAGAATAGCAAAGTGAAGAGCATGTTTCAgtttctgtgtgtttattcACAACATCTTCCTTCTCATTTGGGCCATCCTTTAGAGAGGAGAAACCCAGAAACTGTTCTGTCTCGCAGTCCCACATCTGTTAATCCAGCTGAGGACAGGAGACTCCACAGAGTGATTTTGGATCTGTCAGTGTCAGTTGGTTTGTTGGACACAAACAAATACTCTCCTGTTGCAGGGTTGCTTTCTTCCCTCTTCACATTGGTGACCATGTCTTCATAGAAGAGGACTGTGTTGTCAACGCGGCGCAGATCGGCTCCTATGTGCACATAGGCAAGAACTGTGTCATTGTGAGTgccatttctgtattttctgtcaaatcctgggtgctgctgagagATGTCTGCACCagctggctggagcaggctccccTTCTCTGCGCtgttccctcctgctcctcttccttctctgcaggaaGCTGAGCTTTCAGGTTTACATTTCTGAGGACAGCgggttcagctgctgctggctgcaaaatccatcccagcagtgctgtccctaTGGCTAATGGGATTGCCTGGAGAAGGCAGCCTGGCCACAGAGTACAAGTGGAATTGTGTCAATAAGGCCAAATAGTCAAGGCTACTGTGTGCTGGGGTAGAGAAGCCCTTTCTGGTACTGCTTGACTGGGGTTTTTGGTGCCAGTTTGAACGCTGAAATGTTAATGTGCAGTTGTACCTGTGCTAGTTGACAGCAAGCAGACATTTTTCCTCTAAAAGAAAAGTTAATTCTGTTGGGAGGAGCATTCAGTCAGAGTAAAGATTTATTCCTGTGATCTTTTATAAAAGATGTGTTTTGAGCAATTAATCTTCTTGAAATTTAGATAAAATaccagtaataataataaaacctCATGTTTGTAGTGTTGTAAATACAAACTTTCCCTGTTCTCTGTTTTAGGGACGTAGATGTGTTTTGAAAGACTGCTGCAAAATCTTAGACAACACAGTACTCCCTCCTGAAACTGTAGTTCCACCTTTCACTGTCTTCTCAGGCTGCCCAGGTACGCTCCTGCACAAAAGTGCGGATAAATAACATGGATATTCTTATTTCAAATGGGATTTCTATAGCAACGGTGCCCATTAGCATTTAGTGCCTAAAATAAAGGTATCAGGCACTTGCTGCACTGAAAAGTAACAGTTTAAATTTGTGAAAATCCCTGTTTCAGTGCAGGGTACATAGGTGGTACACACTGACTGATGGCCATCCTGTTGTTGTTCTTCCAGGACTCTTCTCTGGGGAGCTCCCGGAATGCACCCAGGAACTCATGATTGACGTTACCAAGAGCTATTACCAGAAGTTCTTGCCACTCACTCAGGTCTAGTAGCCCATTTGCCTTGTTTCAGGCACGCAGGAGCGTtctggggtggggagaggggtgttgtgccagagccctgtgctctcctgaGCCCCTGTGTGCGTGtgcctcagcactgctggcctGGCCAAGCAGTCCCTCCTGAAagctgctgtgtcctgtccaAACTTTGTATGCTCATCCAGTGTACTCCATTCCACATTGTCTGAATTGTGCCTCTGAAtgttctggagctgggaaagccttggggcagcagctggggagcgAGGCAGAGCTGACATGTGCTCTGCATCCTCAGCCTGTGTGCTCAGTTCTGTCCCAACCCAAAGCTAGGCCTAGGTTTGCTAGGAGCAgtctccatcccagcagggctgttctGGGTGTGCTCTGGGCACTTACCAGGATTTCTTGGAGCCAGGCCTTTCCTTTGGCACAATACTGCCCATGGGCCTGCACACTGAGGTGCATGgcctctccttttctccctgggaTTCTTTCCAGGGGTTCATCATCCTGCTGTTGGCTTTAGGAGTTTTGGCTGACACTGACACCTGTCTTTCTGTGCCTGACAGGATGTTTCTTAAGCTTTTAGCTCCTGAGGCAGACTGACCTCAGTCCTGTGCTCTCACCCCTCAGGGCTAGTGTTCTTGGGGTCAGTGCCACTTCCTGAATATCACAGAGCATAAAGAGCCAAAGCCTCTGAAAAGAGGATTGCCATGTCACTCACAATTCAATGCAGCAGAAAGTGGGTAATTAAAAGTGACAGAATGCTGCAACTGTCCTCATTTATTACCCAGTGTCTGTATTTACAGAAGGctcttcagtgtttttttgAGTTATGAAACTTAAGAATGACACTCAGACTTCTTAGAAAGAGTGAAGATTTAATTTTGGACATGTAGTAGAGCAGGAATAGTTCttgctgagagcagctctgaaagTTGGAGGCATCTGATGCTTGTGTACCTGAGTCCAGACAATTGGCTGCACACCAGTCTGCCTGCTCTGGTTGTGCTCTATTAAAGCTTAGCATAGTCCTGCTCTAGGTTTTAAACTGGGGCTCCTGCGTGTTGTAGTGTAGCAGCTGGGGCCAGGACCTGTATTTAGGTGTGTAGTAGGTGTGTGGCTGTGGatgagcagccctggagcctcAGCTGATCTGTGTAGCAAATGCTGATACACCTTAATAGCAAATAGCTGTATGAGTACTAACGTGTAGT contains:
- the DCTN5 gene encoding dynactin subunit 5, with amino-acid sequence MELSEMLYNKSEYIETASGNKVSRQSVLCGSQNIVLNGKTIVMNDCIIRGDLANVRVGRHCVVKSRSVIRPPFKKFSKGVAFFPLHIGDHVFIEEDCVVNAAQIGSYVHIGKNCVIGRRCVLKDCCKILDNTVLPPETVVPPFTVFSGCPGLFSGELPECTQELMIDVTKSYYQKFLPLTQVASGRA